From a region of the Primulina eburnea isolate SZY01 chromosome 7, ASM2296580v1, whole genome shotgun sequence genome:
- the LOC140835935 gene encoding protein FAR1-RELATED SEQUENCE 5-like, producing the protein MDQYSGDEQSYIPQVGDDQKPQIGMRFDSLEDAFSFYNQYARESGFSARMSNSKKSKKTNEIVWKKFVCFKEGHTDDIRWSKQTKKDQPRKERARGETRTGCLSKISVVKEQTGPGWVVSTFVESHNHSLSTPSKVHLLRSHRGISASKKMLSQQFAEANVPTCQQMRLFEIESGGPEHVGFIERDIRNYEQSVRDEHKGIDAETLVDFFESEKEKNSLFFFDYETDSDNRFTRCFWTDHVSRRAYTAFGDVVVFDTTYNTNKYGMIFAPFVGVNHHHQTILFGCGLLSDEKTDSFVWLLNKFLEAMCQGAPNLIITDQDPALTKAISQVFPRTTHRYCLWHILNKFSEKLNPMTFRDHYESIRNAILHSSTDEEFESSWEAAMSNANLKQHDWLSLMFDLRHKWVPAYFNHVFSAGMSSSQRSESSHAFFKRYISSKNSLMDFIIRFNKALRHQRHNELVADHVDMNERPKLQSKWPMESQMVTVYTKKKWLEFLEEMSQSHGYYVQTESVGNEFGIYKVMNFQASSSSKPRVLTHVIQGDDILCSCMKFQFEGIPCRHMLAFFRINQVFHLPDKYILKRWTQAAKNVEFFPTDEPNVVEAPERCLMSRHLRLSYKASALVDIASLTVEGTNFLNAQFDYIGNKMKDLNMTTTVSGGSQCRRATDRAVDIVDPQKIRTKGCGKRLKSSKEKATTQGRKCRGCGRRGVQHDKRNCPNLQDGSTINNKNEEESSDDEDFGSIDGSNNWI; encoded by the exons ATGGATCAATATAGTGGAGATGAACAATCGTACATCCCCCAAGTCGGTGATGATCAGAAACCCCAGATTGGTATGAGATTTGATTCGttagaggatgcattctcattCTACAACCAATATGCCCGAGAATCCGGTTTTAGCGCGAGAATGAGTAATAGCAAGAAAAgtaagaaaacaaacgaaattgTATGGAAGAAATTTGTATGCTTTAAAGAAGGGCATACAGATGATATTCGATGGAGCAAACAGACAAAAAAAGATCAACCAAGAAAAGAAAGAGCCCGTGGTGAGACTAGAACCGGATGTTTGTCCAAGATTTCAGTTGTCAAGGAACAAACAGGTCCGGGTTGGGTTGTCAGTACTTTCGTTGAAAGTCATAATCATTCATTATCGACTCCGTCGAAGGTGCATTTGTTACGCTCGCATCGCGGTATTTCTGCATCAAAAAAAATGTTGAGTCAACAATTTGCAGAAGCCAATGTGCCAACTTGTCAACAAATGAGATTATTTGAGATAGAGTCTGGTGGGCCTGAACATGTAGGTTTCATAGAAAGAGATATCAGAAACTACGAGCAAAGTGTTAGGGATGAGCATAAGGGTATTGATGCAGAAACATTGGTCGATTTCTTCGAATCTGAGAAAGAGAAGAATTCATTGTTCTTTTTTGATTATGAGACTGACTCGGACAACAGATTTACCAGGTGTTTTTGGACTGATCATGTGTCAAGAAGGGCATACACTGCTTTTGGTGACGTGGTTGTGTTTGATACTACATACAACACCAACAAATATGGGATGATTTTCGCACCATTTGTAGGagttaatcatcatcatcagaccaTTCTTTTTGGTTGTGGATTGTTGAGTGACGAAAAAACAGATTCTTTTGTTTGGTTGCTTAATAAATTCCTAGAAGCCATGTGTCAAGGTGCCCCAAACTTGATTATCACTGACCAAGATCCGGCTCTGACGAAAGCCATATCACAAGTTTTTCCTCGAACAACACATCGATATTGTTTGTGGCATATACTGAACAAATTCTCTGAGAAATTAAACCCAATGACTTTCCGTGATCACTACGAAAGCATAAGGAATGCCATTCTACATTCCTCCACAGATGAGGAATTTGAGAGTTCCTGGGAAGCTGCTATGTCTAATGCTAACTTGAAACAACATGATTGGCTGTCGTTGATGTTTGATTTGCGACATAAATGGGTGCcagcatattttaatcatgtatTTTCTGCGGGTATGTCAAGTAGTCAGCGGTCCGAAAGTTCACATGCTTTTTTCAAGAGATATATATCTAGCAAGAACTCATTGATGGATTTTATCATTCGTTTCAATAAGGCACTCCGGCACCAAAGACACAATGAGTTAGTTGCAGATCATGTCGATATGAATGAGCGTCCCAAGCTACAGTCCAAATGGCCAATGGAATCTCAGATGGTGACGGTTTACACGAAAAAGAAATGGTTGGAGTTTCTAGAAGAAATGAGTCAGAGTCATGGTTATTACGTGCAAACAGAATCTGTGGGAAATGAGTTTGGGATTTACAAGGTAATGAATTTTCAagcttcttcttcttcgaaacCAAGAGTGCTTACACATGTCATACAAGGGGATGATATATTGTGCAGTTGTATGAAATTTCAGTTTGAGGGCATTCCATGCAGGCATATGTTAGCATTTTTTCGTATAAACCAAGTCTTTCATTTGCCTGATAAATATATACTGAAACGTTGGACGCAAGCAGCAAAGAATGTAGAATTTTTTCCTACAGATGAGCCAAATGTGGTTGAAGCTCCAGAAAGATGTTTGATGTCAAGACATTTGAGGTTATCCTATAAAGCTTCTGCATTAGTTGATATTGCATCATTGACTGTTGAGGGAACAAATTTCTTGAATGCACAGTTTGATTATATTGGCAACAAAATGAAAGATTTGAATATGACTACAACAGTAAGCGGTGGAAGTCAATGTAGAAGAGCCACAGATAGGGCTGTTGATATCGTTGATCCTCAAAAAATTAGAACAAAGGGATGTGGGAAGAGATTAAAGTCATCAAAGGAGAAGGCAACCACACAGGGAAGAAAATGTCGTGGGTGTGGACGCCGAGGTGTGCAGCATGACAAGCGTAACTGTCCAAATTTGCAAGACGG GTCaactattaataataaaaacgaAGAAGAAAGCTCAGATGACGAAGATTTTGGATCGATAGATG GTTCTAACAACTGGATTTGA